The nucleotide sequence CGAAGAGGAGCTGCCCTCTTTGATGGCTGTGCAGGCCGGAATCGTGGCGCACCAGCAGCGAGGCGATGCCGCTGACCGGCGCCGCCTGCTGGTCGGGGTCAAAAGGGTCGCTGGGCGCTAGCCAGGGCACTTGTCCGATTTCCGATGGAAATTGTCTTTCCGTTTGTAATACGCGGAGGCCCGAACGGCTACACGTGTTGGCGAATCGTCGTTGAGGTTGCCATGTCCCCCCGTCCGCCGTTCCTGCTCGCCATTCTGCTCCTGAGCTTTCCGCAGATCGTTGAAACCATCTACAGCCCGGCCCTGCCGCTGATCGCTACGGCCTATCGCGTCACCCCAGCCGAGACGGGCCAGACGCTGTCACTCTGGTTCGCAGCCTTCGCTTTCGGCGTGGTGGCCTGGGGCCGACTCTCCGATCTGTGGGGCCGCCGCCCGGCGCTCCTTGCGGGCCTTGCGCTTTATGCGGCGGGTGCGGCGTGGGCCATGGTCGCCAGTGATTTCTCACATTTGCTGGCCGCACGGCTTATTTCCGCCTTCGGCGCGGCGGTTGGATCGATCGTTACCCAGACCGCGCTACGCGATAGCCATGCTGGGCCGGAGCTGGGCCGGGTCTTCGCGGTGCTTGGGCTGGCGCTGGCTATCAGCCCGGCGGTGGGCCTCTTCGCAGGCCAACTGCTCGCGGCCAAGGCCGGTCACAGTGGCGTCTTCGCGGCCCTCGGACTGCTTGCGGCGTCCATGCTCGGGTTGAGTCTCTGGCGCTGGCCTGAAACCCGCCCCGCTACTTTGTCTGTCGCCCCATTCTGGCCCACCTTCCGAGTCATGCTCCGCGATCCCGGCATTTGGCGCTGTACCCTGCTGATCGCCGCATTCAATGCCGCGATCTTCACCTGGTACCAGCTTGGCCCCTTCCTCTTTGCCGGGTTGGAGAACCCCTGGCTCTCATTCGGCCAGAGCGGTTTCCTGCTCGCCGCCGGGGCGCTGGCGGGGGCGCTGATGAACCGTGCCCTGTTGCGCCGCGGTTGGACGGCGGAAGCGCTGATCTCGCTCGGCGTCCTCCTCCTGGGGGCGGGGACCGGGCTCGTCATCCTGCTCACCGCGCTTCTGCCGCAGAGCCTGGCCTTCCTGATCGGCGTGACGCTGATCTCGTCCGCCTATGCCGTCGCGATCCCCAATGTGCTGGCCATCGCCCTGCGAGCCTACGCTGATCGGTTCGGGACTGCTGGCGCAATCCTGAGTCTCTTCTACTACAACCTCCTCGGCGTAGGACTGGTGATTGCCGGCTACGGCCAGCGCCTGGATTTTGCCTTGGCCATCTGCGCGCTGCTGGCGGCGATCGTCAGCGTCCGGCCAATGACGCGCAGAGGGGCATTGAGTGAGGAATCGCCTCCGGGGAGCAAGTCCCGAATCCTGTGTCGTTCGTCAGGAGGGGGTCGGAGCTGAGGGATCCCCTCGTCTAGCA is from Myxococcus virescens and encodes:
- a CDS encoding MFS transporter, translated to MSPRPPFLLAILLLSFPQIVETIYSPALPLIATAYRVTPAETGQTLSLWFAAFAFGVVAWGRLSDLWGRRPALLAGLALYAAGAAWAMVASDFSHLLAARLISAFGAAVGSIVTQTALRDSHAGPELGRVFAVLGLALAISPAVGLFAGQLLAAKAGHSGVFAALGLLAASMLGLSLWRWPETRPATLSVAPFWPTFRVMLRDPGIWRCTLLIAAFNAAIFTWYQLGPFLFAGLENPWLSFGQSGFLLAAGALAGALMNRALLRRGWTAEALISLGVLLLGAGTGLVILLTALLPQSLAFLIGVTLISSAYAVAIPNVLAIALRAYADRFGTAGAILSLFYYNLLGVGLVIAGYGQRLDFALAICALLAAIVSVRPMTRRGALSEESPPGSKSRILCRSSGGGRS